The following coding sequences lie in one Sinorhizobium fredii USDA 257 genomic window:
- the betA gene encoding choline dehydrogenase, translating to MQADFVIIGSGSAGSALAYRLSEDGKHSVIVLEFGGSDFGPFIQMPAALAWPMSMNRYNWGYLSEPEPHLNNRRITAPRGKVIGGSSSINGMVYVRGHAEDFDRWEDLGAKGWAYADVLPYFKRLEHSHGGEDGWRGANGPLHVQRGPVKNPLFHAFVEAGKQAGFEMTDDYNGSKQEGFGLMEQTTWRGRRWSAASAYLKPALKRPNVELIRCFARKIVIKNGRATGVEIERGGRIEVVKANREVIVSASSFNSPKLLMLSGIGPASHLKEMGIDVKADRPGVGQNLQDHMEFYFQQVSTKPVSLYSWLPWFWQGVAGAQWLFFKSGLGISNQFEACAFLRSAAGVKQPDIQYHFLPVAIRYDGKAAANTHGFQVHVGYNLSKSRGSVTLRASDPKADPVIRFNYMSHPEDWEKFRHCVRLTREIFNQKAFDQYRGPEIQPGEKVQTDEEIDAFLREHLESAYHPCGTCKMGSKDDPTAVVDPETRVIGVDGLRVADSSIFPHVTYGNLNGPSIMTGEKAADHILGKQPLARSNQEPWINPRWAISDR from the coding sequence ATGCAGGCAGATTTCGTCATCATCGGTTCCGGTTCGGCAGGCTCGGCGCTTGCCTATCGCCTGTCGGAGGACGGCAAGCATTCGGTCATCGTTCTGGAGTTCGGCGGCTCGGATTTCGGCCCGTTCATCCAGATGCCCGCGGCACTCGCCTGGCCGATGAGCATGAACCGCTACAATTGGGGCTATCTCTCCGAGCCGGAGCCACACCTCAACAACCGGCGCATCACCGCGCCGCGCGGCAAGGTGATCGGCGGCTCCTCGTCGATCAACGGCATGGTCTACGTGCGTGGCCACGCGGAGGATTTCGACCGCTGGGAGGATCTCGGGGCAAAAGGCTGGGCCTATGCCGACGTCCTTCCCTATTTCAAGCGACTGGAGCATTCGCATGGCGGCGAAGACGGCTGGCGCGGCGCCAATGGGCCGCTGCATGTCCAGCGCGGCCCGGTCAAGAACCCGCTCTTCCACGCTTTCGTCGAAGCCGGCAAGCAGGCCGGCTTCGAAATGACCGACGATTACAACGGCTCCAAGCAGGAAGGCTTCGGGCTCATGGAGCAGACGACCTGGCGCGGTCGTCGCTGGTCGGCCGCCTCCGCCTATCTGAAGCCGGCACTGAAACGGCCGAATGTCGAGCTCATCCGCTGCTTCGCCCGCAAGATCGTCATCAAAAACGGCCGGGCGACCGGCGTCGAGATCGAGCGCGGCGGCCGCATCGAGGTGGTGAAGGCGAACCGCGAGGTGATCGTCTCGGCCTCCTCCTTCAATTCACCGAAATTGTTGATGCTCTCCGGCATCGGTCCGGCCTCGCACCTCAAGGAAATGGGGATCGACGTTAAGGCGGATCGCCCGGGAGTCGGCCAAAACCTGCAGGACCACATGGAGTTCTATTTCCAGCAGGTGAGCACCAAGCCGGTCTCGCTCTATTCCTGGCTGCCATGGTTCTGGCAGGGGGTGGCGGGCGCGCAGTGGTTGTTCTTCAAGTCCGGCCTGGGCATTTCCAACCAGTTCGAGGCCTGCGCGTTCCTGCGCTCGGCGGCCGGCGTCAAGCAGCCCGACATCCAGTACCACTTCCTGCCGGTGGCGATCCGCTATGACGGCAAGGCGGCGGCGAATACGCACGGCTTCCAGGTGCATGTCGGCTACAACCTGTCGAAGTCGCGCGGCAGCGTCACGCTGCGCGCCTCCGACCCGAAGGCCGATCCGGTGATCCGCTTCAACTATATGAGCCATCCGGAGGATTGGGAGAAGTTCCGCCATTGCGTACGCCTGACGCGCGAAATCTTCAACCAGAAGGCCTTCGATCAATATCGCGGCCCTGAAATCCAGCCCGGCGAGAAGGTACAGACGGACGAGGAGATCGACGCCTTCCTGCGCGAGCACCTGGAGAGCGCCTATCACCCGTGCGGCACCTGCAAGATGGGCTCGAAGGACGATCCGACGGCCGTCGTCGATCCGGAGACGCGGGTGATCGGCGTCGACGGCTTGCGTGTTGCCGACTCCTCGATCTTCCCGCATGTCACCTATGGCAATCTCAACGGGCCCTCGATCATGACCGGCGAGAAGGCCGCGGACCATATCCTCGGCAAGCAGCCGCTCGCCCGCTCCAACCAGGAGCCCTGGATCAACCCGCGCTGGGCGATCAGCGATCGGTAA
- the betB gene encoding betaine-aldehyde dehydrogenase produces the protein MKAQPQASHFIDGEYVEDTAGTLIESIYPATGEVIARLHAATPAIVERAIAAAKRAQPEWAAMSPTARGRILKRAAEIMRERNRELSELETLDTGKPIQETIVADPTSGADSFEFFGGVAAAALNGDYIPLGGDFAYTKRVPLGVCVGIGAWNYPQQIACWKGAPALVAGNAMVFKPSENTPLGALKIAEILIEAGLPKGLYNVIQGDRSTGPLLVNHPDVAKVSLTGSVPTGRKVYEAAAAGLRHVTMELGGKSPLIVFDDADLESAIGGAMLGNFYSTGQVCSNGTRVFVQRKVKEDFLARLKQRTEAIVIGDPMDEATQLGPMVSKAQRDKVLSYVEKGKAEGARLITGGGIPNAVNSEGTYIQPTVFADVTDEMTIAREEIFGPVMCVLDFDDEAEVVARANATEFGLSAGVFTADLSRAHRVADRLEAGTLWINAYNLAPVEIPFGGSKQSGFGRENSVAALNHYTELKTVYVGMGKVEAPY, from the coding sequence ATGAAAGCCCAACCGCAAGCCTCGCACTTCATCGACGGCGAATATGTCGAGGACACGGCCGGCACGCTGATCGAGAGCATCTATCCGGCGACCGGCGAGGTGATTGCCCGGCTGCATGCGGCAACGCCAGCGATCGTCGAACGCGCCATCGCCGCCGCCAAGCGGGCGCAACCGGAATGGGCGGCGATGAGCCCGACGGCGCGCGGCCGTATCCTGAAGCGCGCAGCCGAGATCATGCGCGAGCGTAACCGCGAGCTTTCCGAACTCGAGACGCTCGATACCGGCAAGCCGATCCAGGAGACGATCGTCGCCGACCCGACCTCCGGCGCCGACAGTTTCGAGTTCTTCGGCGGCGTCGCGGCAGCGGCGCTCAATGGCGACTATATCCCGCTGGGGGGCGATTTTGCCTATACGAAGCGGGTGCCGCTCGGCGTCTGCGTGGGCATCGGCGCCTGGAACTACCCGCAACAGATCGCCTGCTGGAAGGGCGCGCCGGCGCTGGTGGCGGGCAATGCCATGGTCTTCAAACCGTCCGAAAACACGCCGCTCGGAGCGCTGAAGATCGCCGAGATCCTGATTGAAGCCGGCCTTCCTAAGGGACTCTATAACGTCATCCAGGGCGACCGCTCGACCGGCCCTCTCCTCGTCAACCATCCCGATGTCGCCAAGGTCTCGCTCACCGGCTCGGTCCCGACCGGCCGCAAGGTCTACGAGGCGGCTGCGGCCGGGCTGCGCCACGTGACCATGGAGCTCGGCGGCAAGTCGCCGCTGATCGTCTTCGACGACGCCGATCTCGAAAGCGCCATCGGCGGCGCCATGCTCGGCAATTTCTATTCGACCGGCCAGGTCTGCTCGAACGGCACCCGTGTCTTCGTGCAGCGGAAGGTGAAGGAAGATTTCCTGGCGCGCCTCAAGCAGCGCACCGAAGCGATCGTCATCGGCGACCCCATGGACGAGGCGACGCAGCTAGGGCCGATGGTCTCGAAGGCGCAGCGAGACAAGGTCCTGTCCTATGTCGAGAAGGGCAAGGCGGAAGGTGCGCGGCTGATCACCGGCGGCGGCATCCCGAACGCCGTCAACAGCGAGGGCACCTATATCCAGCCGACCGTCTTCGCTGACGTTACCGACGAGATGACGATCGCGCGGGAGGAAATCTTCGGGCCTGTCATGTGCGTGCTCGACTTCGACGACGAGGCGGAGGTCGTCGCCCGGGCCAACGCGACGGAATTCGGTCTGTCCGCCGGCGTCTTCACCGCCGATCTGAGCCGCGCACACCGGGTCGCCGATCGGCTCGAAGCCGGCACGCTGTGGATCAACGCCTACAATCTGGCACCCGTGGAAATCCCCTTCGGCGGCTCGAAGCAGTCCGGTTTCGGGCGGGAAAATTCGGTCGCGGCGCTCAATCATTATACCGAGCTCAAGACCGTCTATGTCGGCATGGGGAAGGTAGAGGCGCCGTACTAG